From the Pelorhabdus rhamnosifermentans genome, the window ACTCTATGCTGCTATGTCCAATCAGGATATGTATTTAATGGATATGGAGCAAACAAAAAAACATTTGGCTGCTCTCTATCGTATTACTTCTGTCGCGCAGACAACGGTTAATCAACAGGCGGTACTTGATAAAATTATTGAGAATATTACTAATGACTTTGGGACTGTTAATGTTGCCTTATTACTCTTTGATGAAGTGCAACAAGTATTAGTTGTTCGTGCTCACACAAATTGTTTTCACAAATTCCCTTTAACTGCGCAAATCTCACTTAGCGAAGGTATTTGTGGTTATGCAGCGCAGCATCGCGAAGTGGTTTATATTCCCAATGGGAAGGAAGATAGTCAGTATATTCATAGCGGTGGTGACTGCGTGAGTGAGCTAGCTATTCCATTAGTTATTAAGGATAAACTACTGGGTGTTCTTGAAATTGAGACAACAGATAAAAGAGAATTTTATGACATGGATATTGATATGTTCCGCTCTATTGCCAATCAAATTGCTATGACCATTGATCATGCCAATTATGTTTCCAAAGTACAAGTTCAAGCTATTACGGATGGCATGACAGGGCTTTATAATTATCGCTATTTCCGTACGTATCTTCTTCAGGAATTTAAACGTGCCAAGCGATATGAGAGACCACTTGCTTTTTTGATGATGGATATTGATTGGTTTAAAATGTATAATGATCACTATGGGCATCAAAAAGGCGATGTCGTATTGCGTAAAATAGCTAACTTGATTCATAGTGCTGTCCGTGATGTAGATATTGTGGTGCGCTATGGTGGAGAAGAATTTGCTGTGATTCTTCCTGAAACTTCTATTTACGATGCGACGGTTATTGCCGAAAGAATTAGAAAAAGTGTTGCGGAGTTTCCCTTTGAAAACTATGAAACACAGCCGCTTGGCTTTTTATCTGTAAGTATTGGTATTGCAGGTTTTCCACGTGATGCAATGAATGATGTTGAGATTATTCAACATGCGGATAGTGCTTTATATGCGGCAAAGGATGCGAATCGTAATTGCATTCGTGTTTTTTATCAGATTAATGAAAAGTAATGGATGAGTAGAGGTTTTTATGATACGAGGTGTAGTTACATGAGTCAGGATGTGTTTGGTGATTTTTCAGCTGCTTCTTTGGCTGGAACGGACCAAGAAGTCGAATTTATCAAGGCGGCACTTAATCTTCCTGCTTGTTCTAAGATATTAGATTTATATTGCGGATATGGTCGTCATGCCATTGAATTGGCCAAGAGTGGATATGCAGTCACTGGAGTGGATAATACTGCTGATTTTTTAAGTATTGCCAAGCAAAAAGCAGCGGAGCTTGAGGTCAGCATTGACTTTTGTCAATGTGACA encodes:
- a CDS encoding sensor domain-containing diguanylate cyclase gives rise to the protein MDNQLHAEIIPFIVSQVPSALLVINKEGIITEFFMSKLTKKRCENIIGKNFCHVVRRLFSSEALHILDAYDQTKKNGMPQMICCHEHTTVYDLKEYFSWKFQLKSASIIVFIRDITEYTLLEQEFNELVEQQQKVTQELYAAMSNQDMYLMDMEQTKKHLAALYRITSVAQTTVNQQAVLDKIIENITNDFGTVNVALLLFDEVQQVLVVRAHTNCFHKFPLTAQISLSEGICGYAAQHREVVYIPNGKEDSQYIHSGGDCVSELAIPLVIKDKLLGVLEIETTDKREFYDMDIDMFRSIANQIAMTIDHANYVSKVQVQAITDGMTGLYNYRYFRTYLLQEFKRAKRYERPLAFLMMDIDWFKMYNDHYGHQKGDVVLRKIANLIHSAVRDVDIVVRYGGEEFAVILPETSIYDATVIAERIRKSVAEFPFENYETQPLGFLSVSIGIAGFPRDAMNDVEIIQHADSALYAAKDANRNCIRVFYQINEK